In Peromyscus eremicus chromosome 2, PerEre_H2_v1, whole genome shotgun sequence, a single genomic region encodes these proteins:
- the Kif12 gene encoding kinesin-like protein KIF12 isoform X2, with the protein MEERGSPDGDPARSLEQGPEGPETPIQVVLRVRPMSTAELRRGEQSALHCSGTRTLQVSPPGGGPDVAFRFGAVLDGARTQEDVFRACGVKRLGELALRGFSCTVFTFGQTGSGKTYTLTGPPPQGEGVSVPPSLVGIMQRTFAWLLDRVQHLGVPVTLRASYLEIYNEQVRDLLSRGSPRPLPVRWNKARGFYVEQLRMVEFASLEALMELLQMGLKRRQSSSHTLNQASSRSHALFTLYVSRPTTQQVPAVDAGESPVGGKLCFVDLAGSEKVATTGSRGQLMLEANSINRSLLALGHCISLLLDPQRRQSHIPFRDSKLTKLLADSLGGRGVTLMVACVSPSAQCLPETLSTLRYASRAQRVTTRPQGPKSPGVKPPQPVEAELLQLKEENRHLRFQLDQIQTKAPGIHGARGAWAQQNLYGMLQEFMLENERLRKEMRQLQSSRDLARAEQHVLAQQVHELERHLLSACSLPQQGSAPMCPGSMGPAASCHALPPLCSCCHPCPLCRVALAHWACPRRECHVPQVLEPEAPGHMSLSARLPSWAPAPSPGSSKPPRERSHSDWTQTPVLAEMLTGEGVVPSAPPMPTRSSNMPPYLRGGSGILNLTQRPEALTH; encoded by the exons ATGGAGGAACGTGGGTCTCCTGACGG aGACCCAGCACGGAGCCTGGAGCAGGGGCCAGAAGGACCAGAAACCCCCATTCAAGTGGTGCTCAG GGTGCGTCCCATGAGCACGGCAGAGCTGCGTAGAGGGGAGCAGAGTGCTCTGCACTGCTCAGGGACCCGGACTCTGCAG GTGAGCCCCCCAGGTGGCGGCCCCGACGTGGCGTTCCGCTTTGGCGCGGTACTGGACGGGGCGCGCACGCAGGAGGACGTGTTCAGGGCGTGTGGCGTGAAGCGCCTGGGCGAGCTGGCCCTGCGCGG TTTCTCCTGCACGGTCTTCACTTTTGGCCAGACGGGCTCCGGGAAGACTTACACTCTGACAGGACCTCCTCCGCAG GGAGAAGGGGTGTCCGTACCCCCTAGCCTGGTTGGCATTATGCAGAGGACCTTCGCCTGGCTATTAGATCGCGTGCAGCACCTGGGTGTCCCTGTCACCCTCCGAGCCTCCTACCTAGAGATCTACAATGAACAG gtTCGGGACTTGCTGAGCCGGGGGTCTCCGCGGCCTCTGCCTGTTAGGTGGAATAAGGCTCGGGGCTTCTATGTGGAGCAGCTTCGGATGGTGGAGTTTGCTAGTCTGGAGGCCCTGATGGAGCTCCTGCAGATGG GCCTTAAACGCCGTCAGAGCTCCTCACATACCTTGAACCAGGCCTCCAGCAGAAGCCATGCCCTGTTCACGCTCTACGTCAGCCGCCCAACT ACTCAGCAGGTACctgctgtggatgctggggaGTCTCCTGTCGGGGGAAAGCTGTGCTTCGTGGACCTGGCAGGCAGTGAGAAGGTGGCGACAACAGGATCCCGAGGGCAGCTGATGCTCGAGGCCAATAGCATTAACCGCAGCCTCCTGGCATTGG GCCACTGCATCTCTCTGCTGTTGGACCcacagaggaggcagagccacaTTCCCTTCCGAGACAGCAAGCTCACCAAGTTGCTGGCAGACTCACTTGGGGGCCGTGGGGTCACCCTCATG GTTGCCTGCGTGTCCCCTTCAGCCCAGTGCCTTCCTGAGACTCTCAGCACTCTGCGATATGCAAGCCGAGCTCAGAGGGTCACCACCCGACCGCAGGGTCCCAAG TCCCCTGGAGTAAAGCCACCCCAGCCAGTAGAGGCTGAGCTGTTGCAGCTCAAAGAGGAGAATCGCCACTTGCGCTTCCAGCTGGATCAAATACAGACCAAGG CACCAGGGATCCATGGGGCCCGGGGGGCCTGGGCCCAGCAGAACCTCTATGGGATGCTGCAGGAGTTTATGCTGGAGAATGAGAGGCTTAG GAAGGAAATGAGGCAGCTGCAGAGCAGCCGGGACCTGGCCCGGGCAGAGCAGCACGTCCTGGCCCAGCAGGTCCATGAACTGGAGAG GCACCTCCTTTCTGCTTGTTCCCTTCCCCAGCAGGGCTCTGCCCCCATGTGCCCCGGCTCGATGGGCCCAGCTGCCTCCTGCCAT GCACTGCCACCCCTCTGCTCCTGCTGTCACCCCTGCCCTCTGTGCCGAGTAGCCCTGGCCCACTGGGCCTGCCCACGGAGAGAGTGCCATGTGCCACAG GTGCTAGAGCCCGAGGCCCCAGGTCACATGTCTCTGTCTGCTCGGCTCCCATCCTGGGCACCTGCACCAAGCCCTGGCTCTTCCAAGCCCCCACGAGAGAG GAGCCACAGTGACTGGACACAGACCCCAGTCCTGGCAGAGATGCTGACAGGAGAGGGGGTGGTACCCTCTGCACCACCCATGCCCACCAGGTCCTCGAACATGCCACCAT ACCTGAGAG GAGGATCTGGGATCCTGAACCTGACCCAGAGGCCGGAGGCCCTCACACACTAG
- the Kif12 gene encoding kinesin-like protein KIF12 isoform X1 — translation MEERGSPDGDPARSLEQGPEGPETPIQVVLRVRPMSTAELRRGEQSALHCSGTRTLQVSPPGGGPDVAFRFGAVLDGARTQEDVFRACGVKRLGELALRGFSCTVFTFGQTGSGKTYTLTGPPPQGEGVSVPPSLVGIMQRTFAWLLDRVQHLGVPVTLRASYLEIYNEQVRDLLSRGSPRPLPVRWNKARGFYVEQLRMVEFASLEALMELLQMGLKRRQSSSHTLNQASSRSHALFTLYVSRPTTQQVPAVDAGESPVGGKLCFVDLAGSEKVATTGSRGQLMLEANSINRSLLALGHCISLLLDPQRRQSHIPFRDSKLTKLLADSLGGRGVTLMVACVSPSAQCLPETLSTLRYASRAQRVTTRPQGPKSPGVKPPQPVEAELLQLKEENRHLRFQLDQIQTKAPGIHGARGAWAQQNLYGMLQEFMLENERLRKEMRQLQSSRDLARAEQHVLAQQVHELERHLLSACSLPQQGSAPMCPGSMGPAASCHALPPLCSCCHPCPLCRVALAHWACPRRECHVPQQVLEPEAPGHMSLSARLPSWAPAPSPGSSKPPRERSHSDWTQTPVLAEMLTGEGVVPSAPPMPTRSSNMPPYLRGGSGILNLTQRPEALTH, via the exons ATGGAGGAACGTGGGTCTCCTGACGG aGACCCAGCACGGAGCCTGGAGCAGGGGCCAGAAGGACCAGAAACCCCCATTCAAGTGGTGCTCAG GGTGCGTCCCATGAGCACGGCAGAGCTGCGTAGAGGGGAGCAGAGTGCTCTGCACTGCTCAGGGACCCGGACTCTGCAG GTGAGCCCCCCAGGTGGCGGCCCCGACGTGGCGTTCCGCTTTGGCGCGGTACTGGACGGGGCGCGCACGCAGGAGGACGTGTTCAGGGCGTGTGGCGTGAAGCGCCTGGGCGAGCTGGCCCTGCGCGG TTTCTCCTGCACGGTCTTCACTTTTGGCCAGACGGGCTCCGGGAAGACTTACACTCTGACAGGACCTCCTCCGCAG GGAGAAGGGGTGTCCGTACCCCCTAGCCTGGTTGGCATTATGCAGAGGACCTTCGCCTGGCTATTAGATCGCGTGCAGCACCTGGGTGTCCCTGTCACCCTCCGAGCCTCCTACCTAGAGATCTACAATGAACAG gtTCGGGACTTGCTGAGCCGGGGGTCTCCGCGGCCTCTGCCTGTTAGGTGGAATAAGGCTCGGGGCTTCTATGTGGAGCAGCTTCGGATGGTGGAGTTTGCTAGTCTGGAGGCCCTGATGGAGCTCCTGCAGATGG GCCTTAAACGCCGTCAGAGCTCCTCACATACCTTGAACCAGGCCTCCAGCAGAAGCCATGCCCTGTTCACGCTCTACGTCAGCCGCCCAACT ACTCAGCAGGTACctgctgtggatgctggggaGTCTCCTGTCGGGGGAAAGCTGTGCTTCGTGGACCTGGCAGGCAGTGAGAAGGTGGCGACAACAGGATCCCGAGGGCAGCTGATGCTCGAGGCCAATAGCATTAACCGCAGCCTCCTGGCATTGG GCCACTGCATCTCTCTGCTGTTGGACCcacagaggaggcagagccacaTTCCCTTCCGAGACAGCAAGCTCACCAAGTTGCTGGCAGACTCACTTGGGGGCCGTGGGGTCACCCTCATG GTTGCCTGCGTGTCCCCTTCAGCCCAGTGCCTTCCTGAGACTCTCAGCACTCTGCGATATGCAAGCCGAGCTCAGAGGGTCACCACCCGACCGCAGGGTCCCAAG TCCCCTGGAGTAAAGCCACCCCAGCCAGTAGAGGCTGAGCTGTTGCAGCTCAAAGAGGAGAATCGCCACTTGCGCTTCCAGCTGGATCAAATACAGACCAAGG CACCAGGGATCCATGGGGCCCGGGGGGCCTGGGCCCAGCAGAACCTCTATGGGATGCTGCAGGAGTTTATGCTGGAGAATGAGAGGCTTAG GAAGGAAATGAGGCAGCTGCAGAGCAGCCGGGACCTGGCCCGGGCAGAGCAGCACGTCCTGGCCCAGCAGGTCCATGAACTGGAGAG GCACCTCCTTTCTGCTTGTTCCCTTCCCCAGCAGGGCTCTGCCCCCATGTGCCCCGGCTCGATGGGCCCAGCTGCCTCCTGCCAT GCACTGCCACCCCTCTGCTCCTGCTGTCACCCCTGCCCTCTGTGCCGAGTAGCCCTGGCCCACTGGGCCTGCCCACGGAGAGAGTGCCATGTGCCACAG CAGGTGCTAGAGCCCGAGGCCCCAGGTCACATGTCTCTGTCTGCTCGGCTCCCATCCTGGGCACCTGCACCAAGCCCTGGCTCTTCCAAGCCCCCACGAGAGAG GAGCCACAGTGACTGGACACAGACCCCAGTCCTGGCAGAGATGCTGACAGGAGAGGGGGTGGTACCCTCTGCACCACCCATGCCCACCAGGTCCTCGAACATGCCACCAT ACCTGAGAG GAGGATCTGGGATCCTGAACCTGACCCAGAGGCCGGAGGCCCTCACACACTAG